One Coffea eugenioides isolate CCC68of chromosome 2, Ceug_1.0, whole genome shotgun sequence genomic window, CCAACTAAAAAATCTTGCTTCACTCCATTAAAACACATATATAACCTTTGGAACCTTTGTTGATGTGTTGCTGTACTTGTAGATCCATCCACAGTTTTCAATATAATGGAGCTTCCAGGGTTGAATTTCTAAATTTCATGCATGTATGCTCCTAACTTACTATAGTGGTCAGTTTCACTCCCATGAATAATCTTCATAGCCTTTCTCTGGCCctgtatatttattttttggagaAAGAGCACTTATTATCCTTAATTACAGTCTTTCTAAAGTGCTGCATACCTACCTTAAGATTAGTTCTAAACTCCTCAGTATACTTTTTGCCAACCCATCCACAATTTACAAGTGGATTGTCATAGGTGAAACCACATTTGTGGGTGTCCTCAAATGTCTTGATTTACACACTACCTTCCCCACTCAATTTTGCAGCATAAATAAGCCAGTCACACCCTTCACTTCTACACTTAGCCCTCAATCTTATTTTGTCTTGCTTCACAAATTTACATGGTCCTGTCTTACACTATAATTTGTGATAGCCAACTTGCACTTTTTTATATTACTGAACAGTATTTTTAACTCTAATGTTGGATTGTCAATATCTTTAGGGTTGAAGACTCTATATTCATTGCTGATTTTTTCATCATCATGTTCATTCAGAGTTTGAAAATCAGATTCAGAAGATAGGGCAACATCATTGTCCTCTGGCATCACCAAATTATCATCCCTTTCAATTCCAGTTGgcttatttttttgaaaattcttatgGTGCTCTACACCTAACCATTCAGCATTTTTGTCTACATTGTCATGCAACTCATTATCATCCCTATCAGTCATATTATAATCAGAGTCCACTGCTGAGAAGAAGGATTCACTCCCTGAATCAGAATCATTATTATTGTTCCTATTAGCCTCATTGTCTGCCATTCCCTCCCTTTCTATGATCAGCATTAGGTGTATTCAAATTGTTATTACCATCAGCCCCTTCATTCTCACCAATCTGATACGGATCATAGCCTAACTGTTGAACATAGATTTCATGGAATGATATCTCAACatacaaaataattttcatatttaaaccATCAATCCTCTTAATGTATCCATGCAATTCTCTACTTGTTTCTATCCTTATAAAATTGCTGTTTTTCCAACCATAATACACTTTGTCTCCATACAAACCAGCACTTTTAGTCAATTTGTCTACTTCAAAGACACTTAAACCAATACTTTTAACATAGTCAATGACACATGCATCTCCACCCTCATAACGTGGATGAGGAGTATAGGAAATTAACCCTTTATGGTGACATCTTAGAGTTATAAGTGTACTGCCTTACTCTGATAACAAAAATGCACATATCAACCATTCAATAATCAACAGGATATATATTAACATTAACAACAATGCACTCAATAATCACAGATAAAGACCACATCTTATGGGTCCATCTTACTATCATAATCACAAATAAGGACCATATGCATTTGTCAGATACGACaatcaattaaaaataattaatcttTTCAACCCAATACAACTCAAAGTAACCAGAATATACCCATAATGCAAACATCAGGGACCACATCTAAATATTATACACACAAAAGttaaaaatttttacatttagTTATTTAACTCTTTACCGTAATTTGGGGATGCACGATCGTTGAGCTATTTCTTTCGAACAAACATTTTTTCCACGTTTGGTGGTCTTCAATCATCGAACTGGAATGCTTCACTATGAGTTTCAGAAAGTTCCACTATGAGGACAGAAATATTTCAACCAGTGAAAAAGTAGGAAAGAGGGAAATTTGGAGAAGAAAAGCAGCGGGATAGAGACAGAGAATGGACTTTAGTCAATATTTTGTGTCTGACTTGTGTTGGTTTTTTCGATATTTGGACATTTGTTAACGGTCACGTGGATTTCACCGttcaaattgaaaaaatttccCCTTTTTTGACTAAATGTGGCACAAAATCGTTAATTTATGTACTCAATGTGTTCTGACGAAAAGTTTGGAGACCAAATGTGTCTTATCACAaagtttgaaaatgaaaaggggATTTTTCCCGGATAGGAATAGCTATAAAGTTAAAAGTTATTACTTATGAATTTTATGCATGATTGTTCATAAAGCCCAAAGAAGCCCGCTGATTTTTCCGGTAGACTGACGATATTGGATAACGGCGTCGGCGATGGCGATGTTGATGACAACCTGGAATAATCGCCGTCTCTTGGTAACGGTGACAACAATCGGAGTGTTATGGTTTACCTCAATTGCTGCACCGAGAAAGACTATAGCTGCTAATTCTCCATCAGCCTTCGTTCAAAACGCCATCTACTCCAACAAAAtcataattttctccaaatcTTATTGCCCGTAagctctttttcatttttttaactcGTTTTAGTACTAGAAATTGGGTCATTTTTCTTGtcaaaggattttttttttcacaatgGGAACAGTAGTCTTTCCTCCCCAAAGCTGAGCTTGTGAAGAAGTTTGGCTAGCTCAGATGTATGCTTGATTCTATTGTTAGCTAATGAATGGTGGCCAAGATTGTAAATTTCATTTGCCTAATGCAGGGCTTGTTCTGGATAATTAGCATTCATGCTTCCGATATGAACAATTACTTTGTTAATGGATCAATTAATTATGTACTGGTTGCTCCGTCGTTCGATGGACCCTTTCACAAACTGCGTGCCAACATGAAACAACTCTTTTAGTTGGGATCATAAGCTCAGATTCTGTGGAGGCAAAGGTCGAAATGAGTTAATAAAATAGAAGGACCAATTTGGGTACGAAAGACGGGGATATCCAAGTCTTTTTAGAGTTAGAGTTTCGAGAATTTTAAGCAGAACAACTGCTCTTTAGAGGGTCCAAGAAAGCTTTGATAGTTGTTACTTAGTGAACTTGCATACTTTGTGTTGTGATCTTAATGTGGATCAATTTCATGTGATCCTTTTTTGGCTAATTTGTGGCTGAACTGAAAGTGTTGGTTGAGGTTGGATTGGCTAAGGTTATTGTTTAGCACAAGAAGTTTGAACATCGGTTGCAAATGGATGGATGTAATAGTTAAGCTACCTTTTGTCATTGCAGTTTGGAGCTCTGTGGTGGAGTGCTGGTAGACAGGCTGCCAATGGCAGTGTTACTAGTTTGCTATTTCCTGCCATTTAGTGTGTTTATTTTATACCTTTTGTTCTTCACTACACTGGGTCAGTTGAGTTATTCATGGCTGTGCTGAGGTGACGGGGATCTATGTCAGTTGCATATATGTTGTGTCAAATAACGTGCGAAAGATAAGTTTGGGCCTTCTGTTCCTTTTATTAGTTGAGAACATTTGTTGGATACTGATATATTCCTATTGCACCTATATCTCTTTaataattccttttttttttcttttttggttttctttttgtgtGTGTGCTATATGGATAGCATCTAAATGGTACCTCAGTACATTGAAGCAGTGTTATGTATTTCACACATCCAGCACGCAAAAACTCAGTTAAAGTGGAACTTGTTCCATCTCCTACTCATCCTTATGGTTGGTGTTTTGTCTAATTTTAGATACTCCTTACGTGCCAAGCATATATTCAGTGAACTACACGAGCAGCCTTTTGTTGTGGAGCTTGATCTTAGAGGTATACAAGCTCAATATATAGAGATATCTTTCAAGAGCTGTATTATTCAGTTTCAAAGTAACAATTTTTTTCCTTGCAAAGTAGAGCTTCCTATGATTTCATTCTTCTGAACATTGTTCAGATGATGGATATCAAATTCAAAATGTTCTTCTGGATCTGGTGGGCCGCCGTACAGTTCCTCAAATATTTGTGAATGGAAAGCATGTTGGTGGTTGTGATGGTTAGCACTCTTACTTCATGCTTTTATTAAATCTTTGATCAGAATGCAAGCACTGTTTCCAAGCTTTCTTTCTTGTAATTTAGATCTCCAGGCAGCTGTTCGAGATGGTCAATTGCATAGTCTTCTTGGCAATGGTTGACAAAAGGACTTGAAATTGGAGGCTTGCGTTTTTAACTGTTAGGACCTGAAGGTGATTTTGGGTGGTTAGACCCAAATAAAATTAATGCGAGGTGGTTCGATCTCTGCTGCTTTATAATTAGTATTAAGTTTAATTTCTGTTGATCAAAATCTCTCATGAGAATTGAAGCTACTTTGAGACATTGGAAATGTAACTGATATCAATAAAAGATTCTCATTCTGTGCACATAGTGCTTTTCATAATCACTTTCTTTGGTCACTTGGCGCTCATAGAGTCGATTGCTTGACCTACCAAACACAATTTTTTTGCCCTTGGCTTGTTTCTTCTTCACTGCACTCACTATCTGTGTCTGCATGTCTATGTGTGCAGGAGGTGTTTGTTTTTGGGTCAGACTTCAACTGCTGTTGGAGCTTCACGTAGTTTTTTCATTAATCATTAAGTTTCTATCTGACATCACCATGAGAAATCTAAATAGATAGACAACTGGTTTTTGAGTGACCGGTAGACTAACCTGTTTTTACATCATCAAGCAGAATTAGGCTTAGATTCACCCGATGACTGCTGCCAATTATTTGGAGTTTTTAGCTAATCTATTGAATCTGCTATACTTAGTTGTCAGATTTCATATAGCAGCTGCTTTCTTGTTGAATTGCTCCCTTCAAGGTCAACACGCCGTAATCAGTTAGACACTGATTTTGTTTCCATTATGTGTTCTTGACTATTTCTAGAATCAATCATGAATATTAACTGTAAAAGTTCTGCTCTCTTGGTAAGCTTAAgactctttttctttctttctttcattcttttaaTTCCATGGATGTATAATCTGAAAGAATGACGCTGGAAATAAACTTTGACTACTACTTTTGCTGAGTACCTTGGAACCCTTTAGGATTAGAAACTAGAGCTGTCATCTGCAAATCATGAAGAAGCAGCATAAGAGTCTGGCCGCCATTCAGTTTTCTGGGCACTAAGTATACCTTCTTGGTTCTTAGAGAAAGTCAAGTGGACTTCCCAATGCAGAGATTTCAACACATTCTCAACTTCCCTGATTGTGCTGGAGTCATCGCGCATAATGAATTTACCTCCAGGCCGAACTATTCTGTCAACCTCTGCCATCACCGGAATGAGTTTGCACCTGTGAAAGCTGAAGACATGAGTCACCAGATCAAGGATGACAAGCAGGTGAAAATGGTATTGCAACCTGTTATACCTCTTTTTTAGCCTTGAGAAAAGACGATCAGCATGTAGGAGGTCATATGTCCTGGGATACGCGCTGAAGGATTCACACCAGTCATGATAAATACCAAAGAGCCCTCGTTCGTAGATAATGGGAAGTGTATCTGGAGCATCTATGTTCACCACATTCATTACCCACACTTTTAGGTCCTTCAGTGCTGCAGCAAACCTGCAAAGCACCATCCTTCAATTAGTTTTATCCACAAAACAACTCTTGGTATCATGCTACGTTTTAGTGATTGGGAATACCCCCCATATACTGCTCTCATGTCCATGATATTTCTCACGTCTGACCAGCTGATGCCCAGTCCACTAAGATATAACTTGCTCACCACCTGTTTCCAATGTTCATAGTCTGCTGTGAAGTCTTCTGGAGCTGGCTTTCCATAAATTCCCATCTGAGATCTGTTCAACCAGTATGGAGGTGTCTGAAGTCGACGAGGCCACTCCTCTGGCCAATCTGACCCTCTTTGATTTGCTTCAATGGGAACTTTGTGCAAGCATGCTTGCAAAGGTATGTACCTAAAAGACAATGGAGGTTATGAATAGGGTTCCTTGATTGCTGGCCTCAAAGCACATCTCATTGTAAGAGTACGCATTATGCTTATCATATGTTCATCTATGGAGAATTGTGATTCAAATGGACTAATTTTTAGGTAAATTTGCTTGAGGCTAAGTGTCTAATTATATGAAGATGTTTCCCTTGCATGTAAAAGTCCACATATTTTGAACCAATTAAAAAAGTGGTTGTCCCTCTATGATTTTACAGTCATTCTTATCGCATCTAGAGTTCCAGAAGATTGTTCTGCTTCTAGAGTTAATACTCTTCACAAAATTTGATAATCTTTGGTTTATGCAAGATTATAATGACTCTTGAATATTTGACAATAGAAAGCATATATGCCATTTTTGTAAATTGCTGTTTTTTCTTTGTGAGCCAGATTTTCTATGCACTAGTTCAGCTCTACATAGGTGAGGATGACACATAAATTTGTAATTTCAAAGGACAATTGCATTTTTGTCATTCATCAAGTTTAACAAGAATTTACAGTGCTGATGGAATTTAGTTTCTGTTACCAGGCTGCATTAGGATCATCATCGCTTTTGCACATTGGAGGATGGTTGTGCTTCCTTTTATCGTAGCATTCATTTGAGTCTGGTTTATGATAGACTGCAGCACCTATAGAGTTTAATTTATCCTTCTTGATAGTGACTAGCTCCCAACACATTGAAACTGTTAGATTGGACATTTCTGGAAGGATAAATGCAAATAATTAGACAGTTGGCCAATAGACAGGATCAAGAGAATCATTGATCAGCCTCATACCGTTCCATATCATAACATCCTCTTCAAGTGTTTGATACACTGGAGTAGCTGACCAGACAAAGTAACCTCCTGGTCGGAGGAGTCGATTCAATTCCAGAAGAAGAGCACCACCTTGATTAAATTTTCTCAGTTAGCATACTAAGCAATGTTAATATAGACATAATGTAAGTTCAAATTTAATTAGAAACAAAAGTCAGAAAATTAGGGGGGAAAACCTCCAGCATGCCATGGAACTCTGCAGCGAGCACAGTGCACAACATCAAAGACTCCGCTTGGAAATGGCAGCCTCTGGGTACCCATCACTGCATTTATTGCAGGTATTCCCCTTTCAAGGGCAAACTGAACCTGAGCCTCATGCTCATCTTTAGGTGCAAAAGACATTGCGAGTACGTTTCTTTCAAAGAGGTAGCCACCAAAACTAGCAACACCACATCCAACATCCAACAGCACTCGACTATGCTTACCCCATGCTATATCTGGAACAGCCTGCAGCCAAATATATTTGGAAAAATCACAAGAAGCAGTGGAGGGGCTGTCTCAAAGCTGACTGGGGAAAATCAGTCTGTGTGTGTGCAGAGAGTGGGATGTTCAGGACAAAACCTAATACCAAGGAAAGCTCAAGAAGCATCTTTATGCCTTTCCTAGTTATTTTTAAGGGTTAATTTCAcatacctcccctgaggtttttaacaattgCAAAAAGCTCCTCTCAAGTTCTAAAAATTATACTTACCTCCcctattttcactatttaagtaataTCTAGACCCAAAAGGATAtacttttttccaaaatttctatAATACCCTTGAGTTATAATTAACAAcaaaaatgtaaaggaaaaaaTGGTTTCTAGTCTCTATTTCATTTATCTTTATTTCCTACTACTATTACCTACTTATCAACATCCAAATTATCattaaataaacacttatcttTATTCTAATATTTCTCTTTTACTTAAAAATTCCGGATGCAGACCATTGTATCAACTATAAATGCTACATCAtatatccaaaaatttacatACAATTTCATAACAATATTAGATTTTACTTGATATACTACAATATTCATCAatattccaaaatttcaattccatGACTGCTACCtttttaatacaaaataatttaaacaatcaCTACTAATATCAATATCCAATATATTCCATTGGCACAgagttcaaaatcaatcaaattctcTCTATGGGAATAATATCAATAATTGTAAAGTAAAAATAGAAACACAATGCAGTTATAAATATATATCAAGAATGCTTTTTTTCATGATAACCATAATAGTATAACTTATATTTAGTTTCTATTCCACTTCTtatccttaatttttattttttatcattgTCACTATCTTCATCTCCATCAAAATGATAATGAAATTAGCACTCAATTTGTCATTTGacaatttcaatttgctaatacctatcaaaaattggaaacaacAATGGGCGCAAGgaaattatttactaataatgGAAAATCGAGAATTGGGAATAGATACTAAGATATATAAGTATTGGTGGTTTAGCGTGTATGATGATTTTATTAGTAGCGACAGTACACATTTGGTTGACAATAATAGATAAATtagtttgaaagaaaaatagatatatgagaaaaagaaaagatagttaaatagaaaaaactgtggtttgaattattggttaatAATCGATGAGAGAGTTTTAatatttgatagagtttttcAATGAGTTGACAATTAATAATGGGCATTATTGTTTTTTTATCACAATAATGGAGGTCTCTGTAATTATGTAAATCTCAAGGGAGCCGAGTGAAATTGTcgaaaacctcaggggaggtttttgaaattatccctatttttaattccaatttttttcctttttcctgcACCAGTTGCAGGAAAAGGGTGGAGGTGAGAAGAGAGGAGGGAAAAATGATACTAACTCATCACATTCTCTATTGCACTgaactcattttcctttttcaattgaTATGACTTTGTTATTTTGAACTGAAATGTAGTATAGTTTCAGGAAATTGACAAGTTATATGATAGTTGTACATGCAGTTACCTCTTCTAGGAAATCCATATAATGCAGTGCTCCATGAATGAATTGAGTACCACCTCCTGGGAAAGTAAGGAATTCTCCAGATACCTTCACCCAGTTCTGATGCCCCTTGACTTCTGCCAACTTTGTGTGAGGTACGTTATGATACCATATCTGCTTTGTTCAAATAGAAAAGCATTAGTTAATGCACATTTCTGTAAAGCACTGCAGTATATCGTATATTATTCTACCTTATCTCTGCTCTGAGGCCATTGCAATGGTTTTTTATATCCCTTTGGCAGTGGAACAAGACAAGTAGGGGCATCCTCTGGGCAATGCCTTTCACGATGCTCGTAATGTGTCCTGCTCCGTAACTTTGCGATTGCTTTCTCATTATCCAGACATGGTATGTAGTCCTGACCAGCTGTAACATTACATAGTTGCCATTTGTAGTTAATAATACTGCCATCTTGATCATCTTGTCCATTTTGTCGTCTATCTTTCTGGTTTTCAGATTCGTTAGCTTGAGTTGACCAGGAGTTCTTTTTTGACTCCTTGGGTATCTGAGATCTCTCTCCAGTTGGAAAGAAATCACTAGTGTCCGGGTTAGTTGCTTTCCTGCCTGTTTCTTCACTTGAGATGTTCTTTATGGAATTGTTATTGTGGAGAATATTATGCTGACTTTCATGAGTTTCAGGATTTTTCCGGCCCCCCAGCTGTGACTGATCAATGTGATTTCCAGTCTGGGCTAAGGGTGCCTCATCATGTTCCACTTGATCATGGCTTGATGTTCCTTGAGTATCTTCTTGTGATTTTCCTTGTTGGACTTGATCATCTTCCTGCTGTTGATGCTGTTCCAATCGTTTTTGTTGATCTTCATCTGATATCTCATGCTCATTGTTGTCTGAACTTTGATGGTCATCAAGCTTGTCGTCACTGGTACCCTCTTCTTGGTTGTTTTCGGCTGAAGCACTTGCATGCTCTTCCCTTGTTTCCTCAGCTTCTTGGTTTTGAGTAATAGAAGTTTCCTCGGAGTTTTGATTTTGTAGTTGCTGCTCATCAACAGATTCTGCGCCGTGTGGATTCTCTCCAACATCTGGATCCGTTTCCTTCACATCCCTGTTGTCCttatcaccaccaccaccatcatCTCCTTCTGCTTCATTGTTGTCGTCACTACTGCTGTCCGAATCGCcattattttcttgttcactGACATTATTGTCAGTTTCTGCTTGAGCTTTGCTCTCGGTCGAACTCTGGTTTGGGAGTTCTGACGATTCATCTGTGTGGTCATTATGCGTTGCCCCGTGATCAGTTTGAATGGCATCTTCTGGGAGGTCCCCCTGACTGTCTTGGAAAACGGGTTGGCTTTTCTTGGGGATAGGTTCTGTGGGATGAATCTGATGAGAGTCGGACATGGAGGATAATTGAGAGGAAGTTGTAGCGGAAGATCGAGTAGTTGTACGTGGATAAACAATAAGAGTATTGGGTGCCAGCAGCCATAATCCGAACATACACAAAGCTACCAAGATTGTGGTTGTCAAAGTGGAGGAGCGTGAACTGCTGGATGATCTCTTGTTGCTGCGGGCCTTCCCTATGGCCATGGTTGCTGCTGAGAGATTGGAGTATGGAAGGAGAGGTTTGTTGTGTTGGATTTGAGGAGGAAGATGATTTCCCGAAGAACTAGAGAGGGTGCATGTTAGAAAATATCGTAGATCCAAAAGAGTAGGAGCAGGAATTCCCCATCTGATAATGTCTGAGTCCCGGAACTTCTGTTTTGCCACTTACAGCCGAAGGTTTTCTGGCTACCTATTCCATTGCCACCACAGTGTTTCCCCGGCCTCTGAACCACTTTGGAAAATGAGTTGTATTTGTTCTAACCTTTGTTCCACCACTTGTGTGTTGTGCGATACAATCGATGTTAATCGAAATATTTCTAcacttttttttataactttCTTTCTCAGTCCCATGCACTGTACAAGCAAGTTCTCGTACCATTGTCTAGCCACCTTAGTGGAAAAAACATAGATGGTAGTATGGTTAGATAGTTTTCTGCAAACTAAATGGCGGCTAATGTACAGGGGGAAGAAGGCCATACCACATCAGCAATAGTATGAGGAAGATGCAGCCCTATTACCTCGCCATCTACTTTGTGAATGTCCTCTTCTTCCACTGATCCATCAGTTTGTATGCACATCATAGACCAGGGAGCGTAATTAATTGGACGTTGCTGTGACGCTGTTCTAGTATGACTAAGTGGCAACTAGTCAGATAGATGCATCACACAGTCTTTGGCATTAGGGGACCAGGAGACCTACGTCAGTGGTTTCATTAGCCTGTTGCACACAAAATCCTCATATGTAGGAAATGGCAGGGCTTCTGGGTATAGACTTGCAATGGGCAATCCATTATGCACATCCTGTAGccttttttccaaaattgtaTCAGTGCTGTACATATCTGGTGGCCGCTAAAAAGGTTGCTTTGTAGATACACCTACATAAACCTGCCTAATAACCCTCTCTCCAAGGTAGTAAAATCTTTCCATGGGCCCATCCAAAATCAATCTCGTTGCAGTTAGGTCCTTCGGTTTGAGATACCAATTCGGCAGCGGCACTGCTGCCCATGGTAGCCAATTGACTTATGATATAGAATTAACTAGCCATTTAACATTGTATTATTCTATATGCGGTAGTAATTTTTCCGAATTTATTTCATATgctgaaaatgaaagaaattgtGGAACTGAGTACGGATACAAACATTTTACAGGTTGACGGTGTCAATAGCGCGGCGAAAATATTGAACCGTAGACAGTGATTGTTGGATGCCTCTGTTAGAGGAACACTATCGCCACATTCTAGGCAATACGTCTCTCTCTTCCTATTTTAGTTTGTACGGATTTAACTGAAGAATTTCATAAGCCCACACTTACACGTTGAATTACAATTTATGTCTAGTAGTGTAAATGAAGAAGTAACTGCCATAGCACTGCTATAACGGAACATGAAATTGTCCAAATAACAAAGAATGTAGTAAATTTTTGACTTACCGCCCATACAAAACTGTAGCCACCAAGGCTTTTCGTCAGACGTCGGGACGCGGCAGACATAAATCTGTACAAGGTTGACATCCCCACCCCTCCCCAGTTATATTTCCCTATACGATCTACGTCCTCTAGCGCAGGCAGACACCACAGGTGAATTGTATCGCCCATGTTGCTAAGTAAAGTGTGGCCAAGCATGTAGAGAAACAAAGCTCTAGTCAGCTGTGATAGCTGGACGTATTCATTGTCGTCAATCGCCTTGTCTTTGTAAAATGACCATATATCGGTAACTCTGATCGCACCCCCAGAAGCAAAAGCTGGGACCCAACCCAACTGATCCTCGATGTAATTGACATTTTCCCTAACATTATAATCCCACGGAATCGTCAAGCTGCCCACTGCAACATAGGTTATACAGGTGAAGTCCAACGGTGTTAGTGTCATCTCTCCAAATGGCAAACGAAAGGAGTTGATGGAGTCCCACCATTGCTCCTCCCAGCATCGCTCCACAAGTGCGACAAGCAACTTCCTATCTCTATCGGCCATTGGCGATTGGCTCAGAAAATCACCAAACCCAGCACTAACAACTTTGGCAGTCACTTTTGGAGGCAGCCTCTTCCACCACTCCATAATTTCTACTGAAGACCCTCTAGGATATTGAGTAGCTTTCTGTGCAGTAATTTAGAACCAATCCAGCCATTTGTTGCTACATGTATAGCAGTGGAGAGGTTAGGGCTTGtaaccaaaactaattaatgaGATTTATTTTGCAATGTTTACCCCCTATGCAAGGACAATGTGTGATATCTGGTTGTTCGTATCAACAGCAGGTCTTCCGAGTGTTCTTCATTGCATGGTGGGAGGTAGCGATGGAGCCTTCCCATCGCAACACTGTGGGGTTTGGAGGTTGAACTATTACTGTTACGACGCATACTTTCGGCAAATCCCCTTGGTCCCATCCGCGATTATAAACCGCTTTGCCGTTAAGTGTTGAGTCCGGGTAAGTTCCTAGGGAGTGAAGTGAAAGGGAATTTTTATATGAAAGAAATTGGACGGCAGTCGGCTGTTGAGGTGAGCAATTTCGTTGTAGCTGAATTCCTGGAATTAGGGTTGCAATTTGGGAAATAAGGCATGTGAAATCAGTGTTCGCAGTAGCGTTGACATACATAGCCAACTCACCTTGTATTTTATGTCTTGCGCGACCATATTATGGCCAATCTGCTCAGCCTAAACAATTCCAAGTTTTAATGTATGTACAAAGGATTCCAATCTATCAAGGGGaaattggaaaacaaaagatttATCAAGGGTACTTTGACAAACCTGAAATTGGGGGAATTTCTCATAATATTGCTAAAATTGAAAATCGTCACAAAATTGGTGCTGTTTGATGGAAGGTTCATAATTAGGGGTTGTCGCAACTCCAATGCAAGGCTTCCAGCAAAAATAATCTTAATTTTCAGTTATTCTGGATTGCTtcaaattccttttattttctgtCGAGGTATTATATATTTAAGTGAACAGATATATAGTTTAAGTGAATAGAAAAACGATTtgtatatttcaaaaaaaaaaaaaaaagtga contains:
- the LOC113760397 gene encoding glutaredoxin-C3-like yields the protein MAMLMTTWNNRRLLVTVTTIGVLWFTSIAAPRKTIAANSPSAFVQNAIYSNKIIIFSKSYCPYSLRAKHIFSELHEQPFVVELDLRDDGYQIQNVLLDLVGRRTVPQIFVNGKHVGGCDDLQAAVRDGQLHSLLGNG
- the LOC113759683 gene encoding probable methyltransferase PMT27 gives rise to the protein MAIGKARSNKRSSSSSRSSTLTTTILVALCMFGLWLLAPNTLIVYPRTTTRSSATTSSQLSSMSDSHQIHPTEPIPKKSQPVFQDSQGDLPEDAIQTDHGATHNDHTDESSELPNQSSTESKAQAETDNNVSEQENNGDSDSSSDDNNEAEGDDGGGGDKDNRDVKETDPDVGENPHGAESVDEQQLQNQNSEETSITQNQEAEETREEHASASAENNQEEGTSDDKLDDHQSSDNNEHEISDEDQQKRLEQHQQQEDDQVQQGKSQEDTQGTSSHDQVEHDEAPLAQTGNHIDQSQLGGRKNPETHESQHNILHNNNSIKNISSEETGRKATNPDTSDFFPTGERSQIPKESKKNSWSTQANESENQKDRRQNGQDDQDGSIINYKWQLCNVTAGQDYIPCLDNEKAIAKLRSRTHYEHRERHCPEDAPTCLVPLPKGYKKPLQWPQSRDKIWYHNVPHTKLAEVKGHQNWVKVSGEFLTFPGGGTQFIHGALHYMDFLEEAVPDIAWGKHSRVLLDVGCGVASFGGYLFERNVLAMSFAPKDEHEAQVQFALERGIPAINAVMGTQRLPFPSGVFDVVHCARCRVPWHAGGGALLLELNRLLRPGGYFVWSATPVYQTLEEDVMIWNEMSNLTVSMCWELVTIKKDKLNSIGAAVYHKPDSNECYDKRKHNHPPMCKSDDDPNAAWYIPLQACLHKVPIEANQRGSDWPEEWPRRLQTPPYWLNRSQMGIYGKPAPEDFTADYEHWKQVVSKLYLSGLGISWSDVRNIMDMRAVYGGFAAALKDLKVWVMNVVNIDAPDTLPIIYERGLFGIYHDWCESFSAYPRTYDLLHADRLFSRLKKRCKLIPVMAEVDRIVRPGGKFIMRDDSSTIREVENVLKSLHWEVHLTFSKNQEGILSAQKTEWRPDSYAASS